Below is a window of Perca flavescens isolate YP-PL-M2 chromosome 12, PFLA_1.0, whole genome shotgun sequence DNA.
aatcattgcttATCAAGCACTGTGTTTGGTGGTTATTAAGATGTTCTCTGCAAAAGAAGCCAAACGGAgtaaaaaactaacaaaacaattcaaaacTTCTTCCTCTGTGGCTACCCAGGTGACCAAACGTGATGAAGATTCATCCCTGATGCAGCTGAAAGAGGAGTTCCGTACTTACGAGGCTCTGCGGCGCGAGCATGACTCTCAGATAGTTCAGATTGCCATGGAGGGTGGGCTGCGCATCGCACCTGACCAGTGGTCTTCTCTGTTATATGGAGATCAATCTCACAAGTCACACATGCAGTCTATCATAGATAAGGTGTGTGAGAGAAGTAAATGTTTGCTTTTGTCTGTATCTCCTGTGTTCGTTTCAACATCCTGGTACATAAAGGTATATTTCATCAGTGTTGCTAACTTGGTGATTTTCTCGCTAGatttactttacttacttttCAGACCCTCTTAGTGACTTCATTTCTAAAAAGTGACTAGTAACAATTTCAGACCGTCAGCCAACACAACCACCAATATGCATCATATGTGTCATCTGGCAACTTTTGGAGCTAGTGCCAGCTACTTTTATTGGAAGagagttggcaacactgcattgtttttttgtctgctaTGTTATACATTGTTGTTTCTTAGCTTGTATATCCTAGATACAGAAATCCCGTCTGCTATAAACCTGGCAAAGCATTTACTCTGTTTCTGCTTCCGGTATAGCTGCAGACCCCGGCGTCTTTCGCTCAGAGTGTCCAGGAGCTGACAATTGCCCTGCAGAGGACCGGAGACCCAGCCAACCTCAACAGGCTGCGGCCCCACCTGGAACTACTGGCCAACATTGATCCCAGTCCTGGTAAGAAACCTGCACACTTCAAGAATCTTGGTTTTATAGTGATGTAAGGAGTAAGTCAATTACATGCAGTTTCATAAGCTGGAATTAAAACCGTAACCTTTGCATCTTCTCagccctctctctcacacattgTGTATTGTTCCAATATATCTTGTCTAACAAATTGAGTTACAACAAGCAGCTGGGATGCCAGAATATGTCGGGATATGTCTTAGCCAGAGCCTAGCTGTTGCATTGCAGTTTACTGTCCATCAAAACATTGTTTTCCATGTTAGATTTTCTCACCCAAACATATTTTGTCTATCTGTATTTATGTATCATGAGACAAATAGCTACCATCAATTCAAGTATTTAGattaaagtttgtttttctcGTCTTCTGTTTCCCCAGATGCTCCCCCTCCCACATGGGAGCAGCTTGAGAAAGGGTTGGTAGCAGTGAAAACAGTGGTGCATGGCCTGGTGGACTTCATCCAGAACCACAGCAAGAAAGGAGCTGACCCTCAACAGGTTAGTTTATCCATTGGACCACCATCACTTGTATGTTGTTTAATTAATCCAGGCTACATCTATGGGAAATTATAGTCCAACCACCACCATAATTTAAACAACAAATGAGGGAATATATTTTGAAAGAATGTTGTTCATCACTTGTAGAAATACACATGACAAGCTGTTAAGGCTTGTGGTGCTgtgatgttgttttttctttgatttGTTACACATCCTTATAGCAACTCTGAGGTATTGGATTAAACAATGTTGTGACAATGGATTTAACAATAATGTTTAACATCACCACTATTGagtgttaaaggtgctctaagcgatgtcacgcattttttaggctacaacattttttgtcacatacagcaaacatctcctcactatccgctagctgcctgtcccctgaacacactgtaaaaaaaaaaaaaaaaaaaaaaaaaaaaaaaaaaaaaaaaaagtggtctctgtagacagctcaggctccacaaacggcaacaaaaacaaactgcgccaacttgcaccacgaaacataacagtgttccagccaataaccgacaagaaggatttggggggtTAGAGCACATGGGGggggtggaggagagagaagcatGAAGAGGGAAGTTAGCTAGAGGAAAGCTAGACAACAACTAACGTTagagagggaggggcgagctagcctccgttttgtttcaCAATActtcacccaacatcgcttagagcaccttttaagcTCTGTTTGTTGTAGTGCTAGGCAACGCCCTTAAATAGGGTTTTACCATAATTACACAAAAAGTTGTGATCTCTACTTCAACAGTACTTGATGTCTCTCTTTAGCCTCCTCAGCACAGCAAGTATAAGACATACATGTGTCGTGACATGAAGCAGAAGGGAGGCTGTCCTCGAGGAGCCAGCTGCACCTTTGCTCATTCTCAGGAAGAACTGGAGAAGTGAGTCTGACAAATATCGACATGTGGCATTTAGATTAGATATTGCAGTTGAAATGAAACCATTTTCACACCACCCAGTGTTTCTTATACATTTTATACTGCATTTTATGTTTGTCAGGTATCGTAAAATGAATAAGCGTCTGGCAGCGCGCCTCCCTGGCTCAGGAGGGCTCATGCCAGATGAGGGCCTTCCTCTCGATGTAGCAGTCACCCGGAAGCCTTCACCCCTCACCAACGGTAGTGGTGGACACTCTTTGCCCCAGCTCATTGCCCGTGGCACCGACACAGTCCCATATGAATTGTTGCGTAAACccatgaagatggatggagggagtcCCAGTGCCCCAGGATCACCACCTGATGGGTCagtataacatttttattaaaataatcggcAGCCAAAGAACAGGCAACCTGTGCCATGAAGTCTGCAGATTTCTTTCGAATGGGCACCAGCTGATTGCACTGTGCAGGGTTAGATGCATCCTGAAATTTAGTTTGGacctgaaaatattttaaaattagAACTTGGACTCTTGAGAAATGTTGTATTCCTATAAATTAAGTTCAGTTCATTGAGTTGTGGTATCTCCTCGTAATACTGCATTTATGAAGACTGGAATGTGCCTACACAATCAATCAACTTCACTCAAATAACACATTTTCCATATTGTTTGTAGCTGTCCACACTTCTACCAAGTGCAAACAATAGTCGGTATTCAGTTGGTATAGGTCAGTAGTTGCTCATGGCATGTCTGCAGAGGAGAGGGTACATATCATTGTTCAAGCTATAGAATAATGTTTGAATAATAGGTTAAGGACAAAAATACTGTCTGCAGGTTGAAAATTATTCATTGGCacatagttgttgttgttgttaactGGCATACTTGTTTGTGACCTATTGACTATGAGTTATGTTTTCTTTAATCTGACATTTATTCATGTAGCATGGACCCTGGGCTACCCAAACCTGGTATGCCTCTGCCACCTCATGCCATGGCCCACCAAAGGATGTCAGTGGACCACCTCACTGGGGTGAAGCACATGCCTGTGGTAGCCAGAGGTTCACCAGTGTATACCCAGCCACCGCACCCTGAGATGTGCTATGACACCCGCCCACCACCTTCTGCTTCTCAGTATGACCCCCCACAATACCCCACAGGTAGTGCtcttctgttgtgtttgtgaCTAATGAAAatacttaatatatatatatatatatatatatatatatatatatatatatatatatatatatatatatattatatataataatttaggAAAGTGATATTAATAATTGTCTGCTATTTTTTTCTCAGGGTACCCCTACCAACAGCCACCACAGTATGTCCCCCGGGATTACATGCGTAACCCTCCTCCCCCCAGTGAGTCAGGACCCCCTTACCAGGACCCCTACCCTGGCTACGGGCCTCCAGAGCGCCCTTACCAGGCCCCTCACTCTGGTCCACCTTTCTCTTACCCTCATCCTCAACACCATGACCGAGGTCGCCACGGGACCTACACTGGCCCACCACCTCCCCCACAGCCTTACCCATCTCAGAGGGATGGCCTGGTCAGAATGAGTCCCGCACCTCTGGATATGCCCCCACCATCAGCAGGACAGGCTAACTCCCTTTATCACCAGGAGTCCAGTGCCCGTGATAGATACCCTCCAGATGGTTACTATACACAGAATGCCCAGCCTCCACCCATGAGGGCTTATGGCAGGGTGAGTTTGTTTGGATCGTGCTGGTCTTCTCTGTGCCGTTTGCCTTTAATTCTTTGTTTCAAAACCCTAAAATAAATGCTAGCAGTTCAGCAGcaatatttctgtgtgtgtttcgcAGGGGCCATCATATAGTGGTTCACATCCCAGCCTGGACTACCTGCACCGACGTCGGCAGGAGCTGTTATCTCAGCTGGAGGAAAGGAAGGTTATCTCCCCTCCACCATTCGCTGCCTCCCCCGTTTCCCATCCCTTCCCCAGCGACTACCCTCCAGAGGTTAGCACTATGTGAATTTCATACATCTCTGAGACTGGATCTAATCCTACACAGGCATTAAACTGTAAAATTTGATACATGTACTTGCAGTTCTTGAATCTTTAAATGTAAGTATTAGTGACAGCACTCTCTCTGTTTGTTCTGTGTCTGCAGTATGGCGAGGAGAGCTCCAAAAACATGGTGAAATGCAGAGAGCCTGACTATGCAGGGCAGTACTCTCCCTGGTCTTGTGAAACCATTGGCTCCTACATTGGCACAAAGGATGCCAAACCCAAAGACGTTATGGTTCCTGGTACCATGGACATGATGGTGAGTTCAGATGGATAACTCTGTTTTTAACCATATCAGTATTTGTGTTGGGGAAATTATGCATTGTGGTTCTTTCTTTAATCAATCAGCATTGATGCACAAAACCTGAAGGGGACTATAAACTTAATGACTAAGCGATTGAGGTGATGTTAATAAGTGCAAGCTAAGTTATTTGATTAGGTTTGTTTGACCAAGGGTAATTCACCAAAAAGAAATACAAGCAGGTGTTTGTCAAGTAATGAAATAAACATGTTGCCCCCTTAGcctgttcctcagatctctccaTATCCTAACCCATGCTCTCTGTACTCTGTGACTGACAGAATGCGGAGGCTAAGGGTCTGAGGGAACCATCGCTGGAGGCTCCTCGGAGGGGTGCAGAAGTCAAAGACGATGACCCTATTATCCCATTTGGCCCCCAGCCCACTGTGTCACGCTTTGGTGCCATCTCCCGCACCTCAAAGATGGGCTACCAGACCACAGGCCCTGTGCAGGCTATGGCCTCCACGCCCCACAACCCAAGCGCTAAACATATGGCCATGTCAGGTAAGAAACAACATATTAATGTATGAACCTATCAATATCGAGAGTTTGAGCTCCGTCTTCTCGTATCAAAAAGCATGATAAGTCAAATTTTAAAtactaaaatatatcaaaatgatTAAATCAAAAAGGATCTTGAATTAAATTGGATGTACGTACATATACATTTGTACCATGTGACTTTTATACTAAaatcttaaaggtgcaatatgtaataccgacggctagtgtttaaaatagttactgcagtacaaattcaaaatactggagagagtcatctcccccgccccctcctccccagactcgaagttgcCGGGCTAAGACCGCAGtctccacaacaatgttgcctTTCACTTGTCTCACATAACCAGAcatacttcacagcacagcggagtagctaacgttagatgctggctatattgtcagtcataaaagcctgtgttcccacggagctctgtacccaacagACAGACGcacttttttggcttagaattacggtaggaactGCTAAAAATACAACAACCTTGCCGTACTCTCTACTCGACGGACGGACACACTTCctaggcttagaattacggtgaGAAtagctaaacacactgcaaacacacGGCCCTCTCTTCCCAATTTACAGTCCCcctctccacccgactgaacacactttattggcttagaattacagcaacaattgctaaacacactgcaaactcacggtcctctctttCGGATTTACAgctgctgaacaggctacacgttgtaaacagctgtggccgcttgcctggtcctctggtaacgttagcagttagcagggttagcatggcggcgttagccaggaccagtcgggatcactttactggctgtgtctcaattcgtttttgcgagtaaccaactcaggTACTcgagctatataattcaatatgagtacacaaatgttgaaaagacATAAAATGCCTGTCCcttgtagctgtgataaattagcctgaagctaatgcttacctgttcaggaggaaattagccaactcagcGTCCTTTTGGACTCTAAACTGTCtgcatctttcaaatacatctccaatatttacccagaCGGGTTTGTAATGTCTCTGGTCACACAACTGTTAGAAATATGCCGTTTTgttttttaggtcgggtagaatctgTCTCCATTAAtcccgtttgtttgtttgctgctttcatggctttactaatgttacagctgtagcgcgctggctttacatttttacagaTATATGTATATCTGGCAActcggcctggctgtcaaactgggcagttaataacaacacacaggccaaaacacaatcAGAAATTGGAAATTTCAAAgtgagaaaatactggcattaacattgttgtcagaaaatatagtatttcaacttagcatgtttccttaatatctgatgatgcattttttgatttattacagtaaatatattacatatctGACCTATTCATATAAAACTGTACTCATTTTGTCCACACTGACCACTCCTACCTCTTAAACCAAACTTTTGTAGCATGTCTATTTCACATAACTCTGGTTTTTAATCATTACAGTTTGCTATGAAAACATCTCTGACAACCATTTTACTGCCTCAGCAGAATACACATATGGGAGCCATGGAGGATGGGGTGGAGCTTCATACCCCTCCCACCAGCCTGCCTCCTCCTCTCAGGGACATTTCAGTGAGCGGTGAGGCCTGCGCTTGTTTTCCTGTCATCTTTTTAATATTcatatgatgatgataatacTTATCACGCTTCAAGGAAAATATCAGAAATGCATGTATGGAAGTTCTTGACTTATAGAGATAATTGTAAAGCAGTTGTATTCATGTCTTACTGTATTTCACCCTTACAGCCTTCCTATGGCAGCCCCAGACAGAGAACAGTTGAAGATTGAGCTGCAACAGGTCAACCAGCAGATCAACCAACAGACCCAAATGCGAAGCATGGAGGTGTGTATGCTCTCTAACTAACAAGTGGACCTAGGAAGGTCTGGAAAGTACAGGAATTAATTTGATAAATTCTACAAGATTTTGAAATAATAAGTGTAGAAATTTAGTAGTAGTTTTTAAATTCCAGAGGAGATGACTTCATGTTTTAAGTATTTGTATCTGCTATCATTTTACATAATTGATGTGTTGTCGACATGGGTGCAAGAGCTCCGTCTACAGGTGGCACTTTGTCGCGCAACCTGGAccaccagtaaaaaaaaaaaaataagttcagTCAAAATAAAAGCGGTTGGCAATAATGCTGCCTAGTCACTATCAGAATATTAGCAACACTGAATTATCAAAAACAGGTTTTCCATTTCACATTGCACTTCTTCTGAGTATTCCCAGAAATTTCCAAATTGCACAATCATCCTCTTCACTTCCTGCCTCGCCATTACAGGCTGCCAGTAACTCTTTACTGCTGCAGAGGGAGGCCAGTGCATTGGCAGGCCAGCCTGGGCAGCCCAGCCAAGGCCAGGTGTCAGTAGCGCAGCAGCAGGCCAAGTGGCCAGCAGGGGGAGCAAGTACAACAGCAGTCTCCAGTGAACAGCTAAGCATGGAGCTCCACCAGGTGGAGAGAGAAATTGGCAAGAGGACCCGTGAGATGGCTTTGGTAAGGGGGGGGGGCCTGTTGAGCAACAAAAATGGATGCAACAGTCTAACCATGTATGCTGAGAGAATATGGGGGATATGGGGGGAATTATTGATACAAAATGTCCTGTGATGATTGGAGGAGGGGATACTTCAGAACATCCCACTGGGGCCCCAACAAAATTGATACTCAATGTATTACATCACAATCTCTGGACAATGCACAGGGTAATTTAAATTTCTTTACGAATCCCTTTAGTTTCTCCTGTGGCAGCTGTGTTATACCACCATTAGTCTATACCCTTGACGTTcaacttctgggattgctccctTGCAGCAGCAAATTCCGCCAGATGCGTGTATTTTCCGtgtccttccgctttctttgtgttggaatttttttaatttggtggattaatgaggactatagttgactgcttctcagatcgctgcatggtaaattgagacagctagctagactgtctaatctgagttttctctcgctcgactattttgcagcggctttgtgcggagtttagcctatgacgattctgattagtttaaagaaatgccaatgaaccgcagcgcgttttcctcccatccctgaatgctatgtggagtagccagaccctccttcagcacgctttggaggagggtctggcaaatggcgtttttccattacatggtacctgctcgactctggcactgtgcgtcccttttccattgcagattttagtactgCCTCAgcttggctggtcgtcatagcaactgccgtgggcgtggcttggtagcgttgcatttcccccgactcatttcctggttctccttctccgtaaacaacatgaaatcaacaagatagttaacttttcctgttccagatttcccaccgtggtcagaaagaacaggggagacactttatttctctcactatgactctagagttgctaATCGCTGtggagctaatcgccgtcactctctcacttctccctcgctcaccagctccccacacacggcgactcgacacacacaccagcgcacaagtataaccatcaggccacttgtatgctacggagaaagctctgcgtggagcctccgggagcaaaaaaacaccgctggctaaactatttaaaaatgccgtctgttgctagcaatgcagtgatcagtgacgattctttccgaccaatctgtagcctgcagggtttcacgtcccCTTCTCAGCTCGCCTTGAACCTCGACTGAcgaggtactaaaaaaaagtacctgttagcaggtaccagggactatttttttttttgtaatggaaacCCAAAaaagtagagtcgaggcgagtaggtaccatgtaatggaaaagcgccaaaagCGAGACTATACCACCATACACCTTATTATGCCACTAGGACAAGtgctatataatagttgtaGTTATCAGGGCCATGGCTCAAGTCTTAAAAGATAGTGACTGATTAGAATTCAGTTGGATCAAATAAGCACaatgttttgtcaaaaaaaaaatatgtaacttGGTGTCTTTCCAGCAACTAAGTATGTTTTGTCCATCTCCAAACCAGGAAAACCAAGTAGCCCATGATGTTCAGCAgtacaaaatgaaaacagcagaGAATGGACAACCAGAGCACAAAACTCAGCTGGAAGAAATCTCCCTGGCTCTTGGGTGGGTAAACACGTACTTGAACATAAATATGTGTGTATTCCTTGAACATAAATGTGTTTCATCATAAGCCTGACCACATCCCAGTATTACTTGTTCtcacttgtttgttttttctctgtCCTTAATTCAGTGAGGTGTCAAATGGCTCCAGCAGTCTGCAAGAAAGTGCAGTGGGCGGGTCCATGCTGTCACTGACCAATAAGACGTCTGCAATGAGCCTGTGCTCTGATCAAGGTGCCACTGGGTCAGAGATTCAGAAGAATGGCGTCGTCCATTCCTGCTCTTAGGCAGtacacacttacacagacacatacatacacatacatacacacacgcacacactcaagATGCTCAATTGAAAAGCATgcacaggcacacatacacccaTTCTATTTAGAAGATGAGCAGTATCTGCCGTGAT
It encodes the following:
- the rc3h1b gene encoding roquin-1 — translated: MPVQAPQWTEFLLCPICTQTFEETVRRPISLGCGHTVCKMCLNKLHRKACPFDQTAISTDIEQLPVNTALLQLVGGQVPKAQPVALITSPEDSQHYEEARQCVEELALYLKPLSNTRGVGLSSTAQSMLSRPMQRKLVTLVHCQLVEEEGRVRAMRAARSLGERTVTELILQHQNPQQLSSNLWAAVRARGCQFLGPAMQEEALKLVLLALEDGSALSRKVLVLFVVQRLEPRFPQASKTSIGHVVQLLYRASCFKVTKRDEDSSLMQLKEEFRTYEALRREHDSQIVQIAMEGGLRIAPDQWSSLLYGDQSHKSHMQSIIDKLQTPASFAQSVQELTIALQRTGDPANLNRLRPHLELLANIDPSPDAPPPTWEQLEKGLVAVKTVVHGLVDFIQNHSKKGADPQQPPQHSKYKTYMCRDMKQKGGCPRGASCTFAHSQEELEKYRKMNKRLAARLPGSGGLMPDEGLPLDVAVTRKPSPLTNGSGGHSLPQLIARGTDTVPYELLRKPMKMDGGSPSAPGSPPDGMDPGLPKPGMPLPPHAMAHQRMSVDHLTGVKHMPVVARGSPVYTQPPHPEMCYDTRPPPSASQYDPPQYPTGYPYQQPPQYVPRDYMRNPPPPSESGPPYQDPYPGYGPPERPYQAPHSGPPFSYPHPQHHDRGRHGTYTGPPPPPQPYPSQRDGLVRMSPAPLDMPPPSAGQANSLYHQESSARDRYPPDGYYTQNAQPPPMRAYGRGPSYSGSHPSLDYLHRRRQELLSQLEERKVISPPPFAASPVSHPFPSDYPPEYGEESSKNMVKCREPDYAGQYSPWSCETIGSYIGTKDAKPKDVMVPGTMDMMNAEAKGLREPSLEAPRRGAEVKDDDPIIPFGPQPTVSRFGAISRTSKMGYQTTGPVQAMASTPHNPSAKHMAMSEYTYGSHGGWGGASYPSHQPASSSQGHFSERLPMAAPDREQLKIELQQVNQQINQQTQMRSMEAASNSLLLQREASALAGQPGQPSQGQVSVAQQQAKWPAGGASTTAVSSEQLSMELHQVEREIGKRTREMALENQVAHDVQQYKMKTAENGQPEHKTQLEEISLALGEVSNGSSSLQESAVGGSMLSLTNKTSAMSLCSDQGATGSEIQKNGVVHSCS